One window of the Triticum dicoccoides isolate Atlit2015 ecotype Zavitan chromosome 3B, WEW_v2.0, whole genome shotgun sequence genome contains the following:
- the LOC119275599 gene encoding D-amino-acid transaminase, chloroplastic-like: MGSYVQGEDEVPVYESGAHALQKLQEKWKSTAAPYPAMYSSFLGGIILDPAMMALPIDDHMVHRGHGVFDTAMLLDGHLYELDAHLDRFLRSAAQAKVGTPFPRDTLRSILVQMTAASGCRKGSIRYWLSSGPGDFLLSSSGCPGPAFYAVAIPSDYAQCRDGVRAVTTSVPMKPPLFATMKNVNYLPNVLSIMDAEERGAFASVWVDEQGYVAEGPMVNVAFVTQGGELVLPVFDKILSGCTAKRMLALAPKLVEAGLLKGVSTQHITADDAKRSMEMAFVGSGLPVLPIVEWDGQPIGDGKVGKLMLALSDLLWEDMKSGPDRVAVPYK, encoded by the exons GTGAGGATGAAGTTCCCGTCTATGAATCGGGTGCACAT GCCCTGCAGAAGCTGCAAGAGAAATGGAAGTCCACGGCGGCGCCGTACCCGGCCATGTACTCGAGCTTCTTGGGCGGGATCATCCTGGACCCGGCCATGATGGCCCTCCCCATCGACGACCACATGGTCCACCGCGGCCACGGCGTCTTCGACACGGCCATGCTCCTCGACGGCCACCTCTACGAGCTCGACGCGCACCTCGACCGCTTCCTGCGCTCCGCGGCGCAGGCCAAGGTGGGCACCCCGTTCCCGCGCGACACGCTGCGCAGCATCCTCGTGCAGATGACGGCGGCGTCCGGCTGCCGGAAGGGCTCCATCCGGTACTGGCTGAGCTCCGGCCCGGGCGACTTCCTGCTCTCCTCCAGCGGCTGTCCCGGCCCGGCCTTCTACGCCGTGGCGATCCCGTCCGACTACGCGCAGTGCCGCGACGGCGTGCGCGCCGTGACCACGTCGGTGCCCATGAAGCCGCCGCTGTTCGCCACCATGAAGAACGTCAACTACCTCCCTAATGTGCTGTCCATCATGGACGCCGAGGAGCGCGGCGCGTTCGCGTCCGTGTGGGTGGACGAGCAGGGGTACGTCGCCGAGGGGCCCATGGTGAACGTCGCCTTCGTCACCCAGGGCGGCGAGCTCGTGCTCCCTGTGTTCGACAAGATCCTCAGCGGGTGCACAGCCAAGCGGATGCTGGCGCTGGCGCCGAAGCTCGTGGAGGCCGGCCTGCTCAAGGGCGTCAGCACCCAGCACATCACCGCCGACGACGCCAAGCGCTCCATGGAGATGGCCTTTGTCGGCAGCGGCCTGCCCGTGCTGCCCATCGTCGAGTGGGACGGCCAGCCCATCGGCGACG GGAAGGTGGGGAAGCTGATGCTGGCGCTGTCCGATCTGCTCTGGGAGGACATGAAGTCCGGGCCGGACAGGGTCGCCGTTCCATACAAGTGA